A window of the Lolium perenne isolate Kyuss_39 chromosome 7, Kyuss_2.0, whole genome shotgun sequence genome harbors these coding sequences:
- the LOC127317587 gene encoding pentatricopeptide repeat-containing protein OGR1, mitochondrial: MPPPPAAAAAAAAQHLESFLPRLTTLSQYKQFHARLLTSGRLHSDTFLRARFLDRLALSAHPEALPHALLLLRSLPSPATNDFNAALRGLAASPHPARSLLLLAGRLLPSPSPPPPRLDALSLSFALKASARCSDGTATLQLHALVVRLGCTPDVRLMTTLVDSYAKCGDLGSARKVFDEMIVRDVASWNSLLAGLAQGTEPTLALALFHRLAGSFHELPPREAPNELTIVAALSACAQIGSLQDGLYVHEFARKIGVSGNVRVCNALIDMYSKCCSLGPALQVFHSIRREDRTLVSYNTAIQAVSMHGHGADALRLFDEMPTSIEPDEVTYIAVLGGCNHAGLVDDGLRVFHGMRVPPNVRHYGAVVDLLGRAGRLAEAYDTIKSMPFPPDIVLWQTLLGASKKHGDVELAELAATKLAELGSNVDGDYVLLSNVYASKARWADVDRVRDTMRSNDVQKVPGFSYTEIGGVMHKFINGDRDHPRWQEIYKALEGIVSRIGELGYEPETDNVLHDIGEEEKQNALCYHSEKLAIAFGLIATPPGETLRVIKNLRICGDCHVVAKLISKAYGRVIVIRDRARFHQFEDGHCSCRDYW; the protein is encoded by the coding sequence ATGCCACCCCCGCcggcggcagcagcggcggcggcggcgcagcacCTGGAATCCTTCCTCCCGCGCCTGACCACGCTCTCACAGTACAAGCAGTTCCACGCGCGCCTCCTCACCTCCGGCCGCCTCCACTCCGACACCTTCCTCCGCGCGCGCTTCCTCGACCGCCTCGCGCTCTCCGCGCACCCGGAGGCGCTACCgcacgccctcctcctcctccgctcgcTCCCGTCTCCCGCCACCAACGACTTCAACGCCGCCCTCCGAGGCCTCGCCGCCTCTCCCCACCCGGCGCgctccctcctcctcctcgccggccgcctcctcccctcgccgtccccgccgcctccccgcctcgacgcgctctccctctccttcgcGCTCAAGGCATCCGCACGGTGCTCCGACGGCACCGCCACCCTCCAGCTCCACGCGCTCGTCGTGCGCCTCGGATGCACACCCGACGTCCGGCTCATGACCACGCTCGTCGACTCCTATGCCAAGTGCGGCGACCTCGGGTCCGCGcggaaggtgttcgatgaaatgattgTGCGGGACGTGGCCTCATGGAACTCGTTGCTTGCTGGGCTGGCTCAGGGCACTGAACCGACCCTCGCGCTGGCGCTGTTCCACAGACTGGCAGGGAGCTTCCACGAGTTGCCGCCAAGGGAGGCACCCAATGAGTTAACCATCGTCGCGGCGCTTTCTGCGTGTGCACAGATTGGCTCGTTGCAGGACGGGTTGTATGTGCACGAGTTCGCCCGTAAAATCGGTGTCAGCGGCAACGTTCGTGTTTGCAACGCGCTTATTGACATGTACTCCAAGTGCTGTTCGCTCGGCCCGGCGCTACAAGTGTTCCACTCCATCAGACGAGAAGACCGGACGCTTGTGTCGTACAACACCGCAATACAAGCTGTTTCCATGCATGGCCATGGGGCGGATGCACTGAggctgtttgatgaaatgccgacATCTATCGAGCCGGACGAAGTGACATACATAGCCGTGTTGGGCGGGTGTAACCATGCTGGGCTTGTGGACGATGGCCTCAGGGTTTTTCATGGCATGAGGGTTCCTCCTAATGTGAGGCACTATGGCGCTGTTGTGGACCTTCTTGGCCGTGCAGGCCGCCTGGCTGAGGCGTATGATACCATCAAGTCTATGCCGTTTCCACCAGACATCGTCCTCTGGCAGACATTGCTGGGTGCGTCCAAGAAGCATGGTGATGTTGAGCTCGCGGAGTTAGCTGCCACAAAGCTTGCTGAGCTTGGTTCAAACGTTGACGGTGACTATGTGCTCCTCTCTAATGTTTATGCGTCCAAGGCGCGGTGGGCAGATGTTGATCGAGTTCGTGATACAATGCGAAGCAATGATGTGCAGAAAGTACCTGGCTTCAGTTACACTGAGATAGGTGGTGTAATGCATAAGTTTATTAATGGTGACAGAGATCACCCTAGGTGGCAGGAGATATACAAAGCACTAGAGGGAATTGTGTCAAGAATAGGTGAGTTGGGATATGAGCCAGAGACAGACAATGTGCTTCATGACATTGGGGAGGAAGAGAAGCAGAATGCATTGTGCTATCATAGCGAAAAGCTGGCCATTGCATTTGGCTTGATTGCTACGCCACCTGGGGAGACCCTGCGGGTGATAAAAAACCTCCGAATATGTGGGGACTGTCATGTAGTGGCAAAGCTCATCTCTAAAGCTTATGGACGGGTGATTGTCATTCGGGATAGAGCAAGATTCCATCAGTTTGAAGATGGGCACTGCTCTTGCAGAGATTACTGGTGA